A single window of Poecilia reticulata strain Guanapo linkage group LG10, Guppy_female_1.0+MT, whole genome shotgun sequence DNA harbors:
- the slu7 gene encoding pre-mRNA-splicing factor SLU7, producing the protein MTEQTSASSEGIVGLDEPKKMTREDWRKKKELEEQRKLGNAPAEVDEEGKDINPHIPQYISSVPWYIDPSKRPTLKHQRPQDENEKQFSTIGEWYKRGVQENIITTKYRKGACENCGAMTHKKKDCMERPRKVGAKFTGTAIAPDEHSQVQLDMDYDGKRDRWNGYDPEEHQRIVEEYAKVDLAKRTLKAQKLQDELASGKLDQTEREYDSEDEDEDKYADDIDMPGQNFDSKRRITVRNLRIREDTAKYLRNLDPNSAYYDPKTRAMRENPYSNTGMNPDEVGYAGDNFARYSGDTISMAQTQLFAWEAYERGSEVHLQADPTKLELLHRSFKVKKEDFKETQREGILEKYGGQEHLDAPPRELLLAQTEDYVEYSRHGAVLKGQDKAVARSKYEEDVLINNHTCIWGSYWKDGCWGYKCCHSLVKQSYCTGQAGIQTQGTSDCVPFEDGLQEPQEEEEPKSLLEIHQEKLKEKKKKKKNKKNKKHSSDSSDSEDEEKKKEKLKKALEAEDKRVKHIDTLMQMDERKRPYYSLQEVKAPTEEEMEAFRMKRSRPDDPMASFLGQ; encoded by the exons GCTGAGGTGGACGAAGAGGGAAA GGACATAAACCCTCACATCCCTCAGTACATTTCATCAGTGCCATGGTACATCGACCCATCCAAGAGACCCACACTAAAGCATCAGCGACCACAGGATGAAAACGAGAAGCAGTTCTCAACCATTGGAGAGTGGTACAAAAGAGGAGTGCAGGAG AATATTATTACCACTAAATACCGCAAAGGCGCTTGCGAAAACTGTGGGGCTATGACACACAAGAAGAAGGACTGTatggag CGGCCCAGAAAGGTTGGAGCCAAGTTCACAGGTACCGCGATAGCTCCAGATGAACACTCTCAGGTCCAGCTCGACATGGACTACGACGGAAAGCGGGATCGCTGGAATGGGTATGACCCAGAGGAGCATCAGCGCATTGTGGAGGAGTATGCTAAAGTAGATTTG gCTAAGCGGACATTGAAGGCTCAGAAACTTCAGGATGAGTTGGCTTCTGGGAAATTAGACCAAACC GAGCGAGAATATGACAGCGAAGACGAGGATGAGGACAAATATGCAGACGACATCGACATGCCGGGTCAGAACTTTGACTCGAAGAGACGCATTACCGTGAGGAACCTGCGCATCCGAGAGGACACGGCTAAA TACTTGAGAAATCTGGATCCAAATTCAGCGTATTACGATCCGAAGACTCGAGCTATGAGAGAGAATCCGTACTCCAACACCGGCATGAATCCTGATGA GGTGGGCTACGCTGGAGACAACTTTGCTCGCTACTCTGGAGACACAATCTCCATGGCTCAAACGCAGC TGTTTGCTTGGGAGGCATACGAGAGAGGCTCCGAGGTCCATCTTCAGGCTGACCCCACCAAGCTGGAGCTGCTCCATCGCTCCTTCAAGGTCAAAAAGGAGGACtttaaagagacacagagagagggCATCCTGGAGAAG TACGGAGGTCAGGAGCACTTGGACGCGCCGCCGCGGGAGCTGCTCTTGGCGCAGACTGAGGACTACGTGGAGTACTCTCGCCACGGCGCCGTGCTGAAGGGACAAGATAAGGCCGTCGCCCGCTCCAAATACGAGGAGGACGTTCTCATCAACAACCACACC tGTATATGGGGCTCCTACTGGAAGGATGGCTGCTGGGGATACAAGTGTTGCCACTCACTGGTCAAACAGAGTTACTGCACGGGACAAGCAGGAATTCAAACG CAAGGTACTTCTGACTGCGTTCCATTTGAAGATGGACTCCAGGAgccccaagaagaagaagagccaaAGTCTTTACTGGAA ATTCATCAAGAGAAgttgaaggagaagaagaagaaaaagaagaacaaaaagaacaagaagCACAGCTCAGACAGCAGCGACTCAGAggatgaagaaaagaagaaggagaagctGAAGAAG GCCCTGGAAGCGGAGGACAAGCGAGTGAAGCACATTGACACGTTGATGCAGATGGATGAGAGGAAGAGGCCCTACTACAGCCTGCAGGAAGTGAAGGCGCCGactgaggaggagatggaggcgTTCCGCATGAAACGCAGCCGGCCAGATGACCCCATGGCTTCCTTCCTGGGACAGTGA
- the c1qtnf2 gene encoding complement C1q tumor necrosis factor-related protein 2 isoform X2 → MISQALVCSLPGPAGPPGFPGAPGPPGSMGPMGSPGLDGPDGKDGGKGEKGNRGDPGRPGNPGKPGVKGREGVIGKAGPRGAKGLRGSPGVAGKQGKKGELGDRGQQGPPGGCNCGTAARSAFSVAVTKSYPKERMPINFNRILLNEGNHYNVSSGKFVCQIPGVYYFTYDITLANKHLAIGLVHNGQYKIKTFDANTGNHDVASGSTVLHLKQSDQVWLQIFYSEQNGLFFDPFWTDSTFTGFLIYADQEFLNEADKKANSEDDS, encoded by the exons ATGATTTCTCAAGCG CTGGTTTGCAGTCTGCCTGGCCCAGCAGGACCCCCGGGATTCCCAGGAGCTCCTGGACCCCCAGGGTCCATGGGCCCTATGGGTTCGCCAGGGTTGGATGGTCCAGatggaaaagatggaggaaaggGCGAAAAGGGAAACCGAG GTGATCCAGGTCGACCTGGGAACCCTGGGAAGCCCGGGGTGAAAGGCCGTGAAGGTGTTATTGGTAAAGCAGGACCTCGGGGAGCAAAGGGGCTGCGTGGATCACCAGGTGTGGCCGGAAAACAAGGGAAGAAAGGGGAGCTGGGTGACAGGGGCCAGCAAGGACCTCCAGGTGGTTGTAACTGTGGCACTGCGGCTCGATCAGCCTTTTCTGTGGCCGTGACAAAGAGTTATCCTAAAGAACGAATGCCGATCAATTTCAACCGGATCTTGCTTAATGAAGGGAATCACTACAATGTCAGCAGTGGGAAGTTTGTCTGTCAGATCCCTGGAGTCTATTATTTCACCTATGATATAACACTGGCCAATAAACACTTGGCTATAGGTCTGGTGCATAACGGTCAGTACAAGATCAAGACCTTTGATGCCAACACAGGAAACCATGATGTGGCATCTGGGTCCACTGTTCTCCACCTGAAGCAGTCGGATCAGGTGTGGCTGCAGATCTTCTACTCAGAGCAGAATGGACTCTTCTTTGACCCCTTCTGGACAGACAGCACCTTCACTGGGTTTCTCATTTACGCTGATCAGGAGTTTCTCAATGAGGCGGATAAAAAGGCAAATAGTGAGGATGACAGTTGA
- the c1qtnf2 gene encoding complement C1q tumor necrosis factor-related protein 2 isoform X1, whose product MTRGHDFSSVPIMLQMCVIICLLSAVVSQSTNSSSKRGRNFPILSSQLVCSLPGPAGPPGFPGAPGPPGSMGPMGSPGLDGPDGKDGGKGEKGNRGDPGRPGNPGKPGVKGREGVIGKAGPRGAKGLRGSPGVAGKQGKKGELGDRGQQGPPGGCNCGTAARSAFSVAVTKSYPKERMPINFNRILLNEGNHYNVSSGKFVCQIPGVYYFTYDITLANKHLAIGLVHNGQYKIKTFDANTGNHDVASGSTVLHLKQSDQVWLQIFYSEQNGLFFDPFWTDSTFTGFLIYADQEFLNEADKKANSEDDS is encoded by the exons ATGACCCGAGGCCATGATTTCTCAAGCG TGCCCATTATGCTCCAGATGTGTGTGATCATCTGTTTGCTCTCAGCCGTCGTCTCTCAGTCAACAAATTCCTCATCAAAGAGAGGTCGTAATTTCCCCATCCTTTCCTCTCAGCTGGTTTGCAGTCTGCCTGGCCCAGCAGGACCCCCGGGATTCCCAGGAGCTCCTGGACCCCCAGGGTCCATGGGCCCTATGGGTTCGCCAGGGTTGGATGGTCCAGatggaaaagatggaggaaaggGCGAAAAGGGAAACCGAG GTGATCCAGGTCGACCTGGGAACCCTGGGAAGCCCGGGGTGAAAGGCCGTGAAGGTGTTATTGGTAAAGCAGGACCTCGGGGAGCAAAGGGGCTGCGTGGATCACCAGGTGTGGCCGGAAAACAAGGGAAGAAAGGGGAGCTGGGTGACAGGGGCCAGCAAGGACCTCCAGGTGGTTGTAACTGTGGCACTGCGGCTCGATCAGCCTTTTCTGTGGCCGTGACAAAGAGTTATCCTAAAGAACGAATGCCGATCAATTTCAACCGGATCTTGCTTAATGAAGGGAATCACTACAATGTCAGCAGTGGGAAGTTTGTCTGTCAGATCCCTGGAGTCTATTATTTCACCTATGATATAACACTGGCCAATAAACACTTGGCTATAGGTCTGGTGCATAACGGTCAGTACAAGATCAAGACCTTTGATGCCAACACAGGAAACCATGATGTGGCATCTGGGTCCACTGTTCTCCACCTGAAGCAGTCGGATCAGGTGTGGCTGCAGATCTTCTACTCAGAGCAGAATGGACTCTTCTTTGACCCCTTCTGGACAGACAGCACCTTCACTGGGTTTCTCATTTACGCTGATCAGGAGTTTCTCAATGAGGCGGATAAAAAGGCAAATAGTGAGGATGACAGTTGA